One genomic window of Ficedula albicollis isolate OC2 chromosome 18, FicAlb1.5, whole genome shotgun sequence includes the following:
- the NOTUM gene encoding palmitoleoyl-protein carboxylesterase NOTUM produces the protein MRRLMSSREWPATRVGTGILSSQPEENPHWWNANMVFIPYCSSDVWSGASSKSEKNEYAFMGALIIQEVIKELVGKGLNTAKVLLLAGSSAGGTGVLLNVDRVAEQLEEMGYQGIQVRGLADSGWFLDNKQYRRTDCIDTITCAPTEAIRRGIRYWNGIVPERCKLQFKEGEEWNCFFGYKIYPTLRCPVFVVQWLFDEAQLTVDNVHLTGQPVQEGQWLYIQNLGRELRNTLKDVTASFAPACLSHEIITRNHWTDIQVKGTSLPRALHCWDRSLHESNKNGKAPLKGCPIHLIDSCPWPHCNPSCPTIRDQFTGQEMNVIQFLMHMGFDVQKMAQQQGLEPSKLLGMLSSGN, from the exons ATGCGGCGGCTGATGAGCTCCCGGGAGTGGCCCGCGACCCGCGTGG GAACTGGGATCCTGTCCTCTCAGCCAGAAGAAAATCCCCACTGGTGGAATGCAAACATGGT ATTCATCCCGTATTGCTCAAGTGATGTTTGGAGTGGTGCCTCTTCCAAGTCTGAGAAAA ATGAATATGCCTTCATGGGAGCACTGATCATACAAGAGGTTATAAAGGAGCTGGTGGGAAAAGGTCTGAACACTGCAAAAGTACTGCTGCTAGCAGGGAGCAG tgctggagggacaggagtgctccTGAATGTGGATCGagtggcagagcagctggaggagatgggTTATCAAGGGATTCAGGTTCGAGGCTTGGCAGACTCGGGGTGGTTCCTGGATAACAAACAGTATCGCAGAACAGACTGCATTGACACCATCACCTGTGCTCCAACAGAGGCCATCAGAAGAGGAATAAG ATACTGGAATGGCATTGTTCCCGAACGCTGTAAGCTGCAGTTTAAAGAGGGAGAGGAATGGAATTGCTTTTTTGGATATAAGATTTACCCCACTCTTCGAT GCCCAGTCTTTGTGGTTCAGTGGCTCTTTGATGAGGCCCAGCTTACTGTAGACAATGTACACCTAACTGGCCAGCCTGTTCAGGAAGGGCAGTGGCTCTACATCCAGAATTTGGGTAGAGAGCTGAGAAACACCTTGAAGGATGTGAC tgcAAGCTTTGCTCCTGCCTGTTTGTCCCACGAGATCATCACACGCAA CCACTGGACTGACATCCAGGTGAAGGGGACATCATTACCCCGTGCCCTGCACTGTTGGGATCGGAGCCTCCACGAGAGCAACAAAAATGGGAAGGCTCCTCTGAAAGGCTGCCCAATTCACCTGATTGACAGCTGTCCTTGGCCTCACTGCAACCCCTCGTGCCCCACGATCAGGGACCAGTTCACAGGGCAGGAGATGAATGTGATCCAGTTCCTCATGCACATGGGCTTTGATGTTCAGAagatggcacagcagcagggcctggagccCAGTAAACTCCTGGGGATGCTCAGCAGTGGTAACTAG